The following proteins are co-located in the Anas platyrhynchos isolate ZD024472 breed Pekin duck chromosome 1, IASCAAS_PekinDuck_T2T, whole genome shotgun sequence genome:
- the CARD10 gene encoding caspase recruitment domain-containing protein 10 isoform X1 has translation MEALENASLQACSLSEQEEEEDAIWEKIESARHQLTRSLNPAKLTPYLRQCRVIDEQDEEEVLNSCRFPCKSNQTGYLMDILRRRGKRGYEAFLESLEFYYPEHYTRLTGREPAQRCSMILDEEGPEGLTQFLLVEVKKMRAQRKEHLLKEHQLQAKNQAMEQEQARLEQRLQELLKVQERCQRLREEWDSNSVELLRLKDENYMMAMRYAQLCEEKNMAVLRSRDLQLAVDQLKCKVTSLEEECSLLRKQAAVVPQREAEERGHPDTVSELWAENQRLMASLQELQGTLQAPGEVPVPGSEQILLDILEHDWKEAQDDRQDLCQKLNSLQSELQWAEELRDKYLQEVEDLQLKYRTLQKDCDLYKHRMNTVLLQLEEIEKERDQAIQSRDGVQLQYSQSLIEKDQYRKRVRTLEEERDELLSKLSQAEGLNSTLEAQLQRCRGNRSLGKMCSSSYSLCSNLSSTWSLADNPAGFASGLVDALGDSAIQSMEVTPDSEKDINRLSTFPFPPCIGSILRRQREERCMPYKSLSCGSFSSMEDATGSGFASISLGAFSSSSSSTYARVKSEICLSTLPSRQEVTRRSLVVQLSSMGPTSNLSPQEKSLGADISILGGNRTGIFVQWVKPGSQVEKAGLKEGCRLIELRVPSLKEEVLSLENCTREVAYLSLLHWDEPSSLVFQLDLQGYQPLREALEEGKKFSGDSFYVRTNLPLLESSDPYALCVKCREILHVTDTMHKGRLEWYCSRVDPLTMRDLDKGTVPNYSRAHQLLKIQEKSNLPGQQKSHRNNLKKRALDQLRLVKSKPQKSSGQPPQQLWLDPCSDPDRSLKPYSLVRPVVVQTPRPVVLSPNCIAPRLIRNLLDLPTSRLDFHVCPAEKLAEEHPSTAHAQEPPVSKSGPQEWKESGQIRMIREAMEKNKHCLLELGVQSVRDLIKREIYPIVIHIEVTEKNVRGLRNLLGKPGQRDAEVLKMCRGAEQALHALPCSWARVEPHAWSHAEELPKVVRGCIFQEQTRPLWVEDGDD, from the exons ATGGAAG CCCTGGAGAATGCCTCTCTCCAAGCCTGCAGCCTctcggagcaggaggaggaagaagatgcCATCTGGGAGAAGATCGAGAGCGCACGGCACCAGCTGACCCGCTCCCTGAACCCGGCCAAGCTCACCCCCTACCTGCGCCAGTGCCGCGTGATAGACGAGCAGGATGAAGAGGAGGTGCTGAATTCGTGCCGGTTCCCTTGCAAGAGCAACCAGACAG GTTACCTGATGGACATCCTTCGGCGGCGCGGGAAGCGAGGCTACGAAGCCTTCCTGGAGTCCTTGGAGTTTTATTACCCTGAGCATTACACCCGGCTCACAGGGAGGGAGCCAGCCCAGCGCTGCTCCATGATCCTGG ATGAAGAAGGTCCTGAGGGGCTCACTCAGTTCCTGCTGGTGGAGGTGAAGAAGATGAGGGCTCAGAGGAAAGAGCACCTGCTGAAGGAGCACCAGCTCCAGGCGAAAAACCAAGCCATGGAGCAGGAGCAAGCCCGGCTGGagcagcggctgcaggagctgctgaaggTGCAGGAGCGGTGCCAGCGGCTGCGGGAGGAGTGGGACTCCAACAGTGTGGAGCTGCTGAGGCTGAAGGACGAGAACTACATGATGGCCATGCGCTACGCCCAACTCTGCGAGGAGAAGAACATGGCTGTGCTGCGCAGCCGGGACCTGCAGCTGGCG GTGGACCAGCTGAAATGCAAAGTCACCAGCCTGGAGGAGGAGTGTAGCCTGCTGAGGAAGCAGGCAGCCGTGGTGCCCCAGCGGGAGGCGGAGGAGCGGGGCCACCCCGACACCGTGTCCGAGCTGTGGGCTGAGAACCAGCGGCTGATGGCAtcgctgcaggagctgcagggcacctTGCAG gCTCCAGGCGAGGTCCCGGTGCCGGGCTCTGAGCAGATCCTGCTGGACATCCTGGAGCACGACTGGAAGGAAGCCCAAGACGACCGGCAGGACCTCTGCCAGAAGCTCAACTCCCTGCAGAGCGAGCTGCAGTGGGCCGAGGAGCTGAGGGATAAG TACCTGCAGGAGGTGGAAGACctgcagctgaagtaccggacCCTGCAGAAGGACTGCGACCTCTACAAGCATCGCATGAACaccgtgctgctgcagctggaggagatCGAGAAGGAGCGCGACCAG GCGATCCAGAGCCGGGACGGGGTGCAGCTGCAGTACTCCCAGAGCCTGATCGAGAAGGACCAGTACCGCAAGCGCGTGCGAAccctggaggaggagagggacgAGCTCCTGAGCAAGCTGAGCCAGGCGGAGGGGCTGAACAGCACGCTGGAGGCGCAGCTGCAGCGCTGCAGGGGCAACCGCAGCCTGGGCAAG ATGTGCAGCTCTTCCTACTCCCTCTGCTCCAACCTCAGCAGCACCTGGAGCCTCGCCGACAACCCCGCTGGCTTCGCGAGTGGGCTCGTGGACGCGCTGGGGGACTCTGCCATTCAGAGCATG GAGGTGACCCCCGACAGCGAGAAGGACATCAACCGCCTCtccaccttccccttccctccctgcatCGGCTCCATCCTCCGGCGGCAGCGGGAGGAGAGGTGCATGCCCTACAAAAG CTTGTCCTGTGGCTCCTTCAGCAGCATGGAAGATGCAACAG GCAGTGGTTTCGCTAGCATCTCGCTTGgggccttctcctcctcttccagcaGCACCTACGCCAGGGTGAAGTCGGAGATCTGCTTGTCCACGCTCCCCAGCCGCCAGGAGGTCACCAGGAG GTCCCTGGTGgtgcagctcagcagcatgGGTCCCACCAGCAACCTGTCGCCCCAGGAGAAGAGTCTGGGAGCAGACATCTCCATCCTCGGAGGGAACAGGACAGGGATTTTCGTCCAGTGGGTCAAGCCAGGCTCACAGGTTGAGAAAGCAGGGCTCAAGGAAGGCTGCCGGCTCATTGAG CTGAGGGTCCCGTCGCTGAAGGAGGAGGTGCTGTCGCTGGAGAACTGCACGCGGGAGGTCGCCTACCTGAGCCTGCTGCACTGGGATGAGCCCTCGAGCCTGGTCTTTCAGCTGGACCTGCAGG GATACCAGCCTCTGCGGGAAGCcctggaggaagggaagaagtttTCCGGAGACTCATTCTATGTCCGCACCAACCTGCCCCTCCTGGAGTCATCAGACCCCTACGCCCTCTGCGTCAAGTGCCGGGAGATCCTGCACGTCACGGACACCATGCACAAAGGGCGGCTGGAGTGGTACTGCTCCCGCGTCGACCCCCTGACCATGCGGGACCTGGACAAGGGGACGGTGCCCAACTACAGCAG GGCCCACCAGCTGCTGAAGATCCAGGAGAAGAGCAACCTGCCTGGGCAGCAGAAGAGCCACAGAAATAAC CTAAAGAAACGGGCCTTGGACCAACTGCGCCTGGTGAAATCCAAACCACAGAAGAGCTCAGGCCAGCCCCCTCAGCAGCTGTGGCTGGACCCTTGCTCAG ACCCGGACAGGAGCCTGAAGCCTTACAGCCTGGTGCGCCCGGTGGTGGTGCAGACCCCGCGCCCCGTGGTGCTGTCCCCCAACTGCATCGCCCCGCGCCTGATCAGGAACCTGCTGGACCTGCCCACCTCCCGCCTGGACTTCCACGTGTGCCCAGCAG AGAAGCTGGCAGAAGAGCATCCCAGCACTGCCCATGCTCAGGAGCCCCCTGTGTCCAAAAGTGGCCCCCAGGAGTGGAAGGAGAGTGGCCAAATCCGCATGATCCGGGAGGCGATGGAGAAG AATAAACACTGCCTGCTCGAGCTGGGAGTTCAGAGTGTGAGGGATCTAATTAAACGTGAGATATACCCCATTGTGATCCACATCGAGGTCACCGAGAAGAACGTCAGGGGACTCAG GAACTTGCTGGGGAAGCCGGGCCAGCGGGACGCGGAGGTGCTGAAGATGTGTCGTGGTGCTGAGCAGGCTCTCCATGCTCTCCCCTGCTCCTGGGCACGCGTGGAGCCCCACGCCTGGAGCCACGCCGAGGAGCTGCCCAAGGTGGTGCGGGGCTGCATCTTCCAGGAGCAAACGCGCCCGCTCTGGGTCGAAGATGGCGATGACTGA
- the CARD10 gene encoding caspase recruitment domain-containing protein 10 isoform X2, with the protein MDILRRRGKRGYEAFLESLEFYYPEHYTRLTGREPAQRCSMILDEEGPEGLTQFLLVEVKKMRAQRKEHLLKEHQLQAKNQAMEQEQARLEQRLQELLKVQERCQRLREEWDSNSVELLRLKDENYMMAMRYAQLCEEKNMAVLRSRDLQLAVDQLKCKVTSLEEECSLLRKQAAVVPQREAEERGHPDTVSELWAENQRLMASLQELQGTLQAPGEVPVPGSEQILLDILEHDWKEAQDDRQDLCQKLNSLQSELQWAEELRDKYLQEVEDLQLKYRTLQKDCDLYKHRMNTVLLQLEEIEKERDQAIQSRDGVQLQYSQSLIEKDQYRKRVRTLEEERDELLSKLSQAEGLNSTLEAQLQRCRGNRSLGKMCSSSYSLCSNLSSTWSLADNPAGFASGLVDALGDSAIQSMEVTPDSEKDINRLSTFPFPPCIGSILRRQREERCMPYKSLSCGSFSSMEDATGSGFASISLGAFSSSSSSTYARVKSEICLSTLPSRQEVTRRSLVVQLSSMGPTSNLSPQEKSLGADISILGGNRTGIFVQWVKPGSQVEKAGLKEGCRLIELRVPSLKEEVLSLENCTREVAYLSLLHWDEPSSLVFQLDLQGYQPLREALEEGKKFSGDSFYVRTNLPLLESSDPYALCVKCREILHVTDTMHKGRLEWYCSRVDPLTMRDLDKGTVPNYSRAHQLLKIQEKSNLPGQQKSHRNNLKKRALDQLRLVKSKPQKSSGQPPQQLWLDPCSDPDRSLKPYSLVRPVVVQTPRPVVLSPNCIAPRLIRNLLDLPTSRLDFHVCPAEKLAEEHPSTAHAQEPPVSKSGPQEWKESGQIRMIREAMEKNKHCLLELGVQSVRDLIKREIYPIVIHIEVTEKNVRGLRNLLGKPGQRDAEVLKMCRGAEQALHALPCSWARVEPHAWSHAEELPKVVRGCIFQEQTRPLWVEDGDD; encoded by the exons ATGGACATCCTTCGGCGGCGCGGGAAGCGAGGCTACGAAGCCTTCCTGGAGTCCTTGGAGTTTTATTACCCTGAGCATTACACCCGGCTCACAGGGAGGGAGCCAGCCCAGCGCTGCTCCATGATCCTGG ATGAAGAAGGTCCTGAGGGGCTCACTCAGTTCCTGCTGGTGGAGGTGAAGAAGATGAGGGCTCAGAGGAAAGAGCACCTGCTGAAGGAGCACCAGCTCCAGGCGAAAAACCAAGCCATGGAGCAGGAGCAAGCCCGGCTGGagcagcggctgcaggagctgctgaaggTGCAGGAGCGGTGCCAGCGGCTGCGGGAGGAGTGGGACTCCAACAGTGTGGAGCTGCTGAGGCTGAAGGACGAGAACTACATGATGGCCATGCGCTACGCCCAACTCTGCGAGGAGAAGAACATGGCTGTGCTGCGCAGCCGGGACCTGCAGCTGGCG GTGGACCAGCTGAAATGCAAAGTCACCAGCCTGGAGGAGGAGTGTAGCCTGCTGAGGAAGCAGGCAGCCGTGGTGCCCCAGCGGGAGGCGGAGGAGCGGGGCCACCCCGACACCGTGTCCGAGCTGTGGGCTGAGAACCAGCGGCTGATGGCAtcgctgcaggagctgcagggcacctTGCAG gCTCCAGGCGAGGTCCCGGTGCCGGGCTCTGAGCAGATCCTGCTGGACATCCTGGAGCACGACTGGAAGGAAGCCCAAGACGACCGGCAGGACCTCTGCCAGAAGCTCAACTCCCTGCAGAGCGAGCTGCAGTGGGCCGAGGAGCTGAGGGATAAG TACCTGCAGGAGGTGGAAGACctgcagctgaagtaccggacCCTGCAGAAGGACTGCGACCTCTACAAGCATCGCATGAACaccgtgctgctgcagctggaggagatCGAGAAGGAGCGCGACCAG GCGATCCAGAGCCGGGACGGGGTGCAGCTGCAGTACTCCCAGAGCCTGATCGAGAAGGACCAGTACCGCAAGCGCGTGCGAAccctggaggaggagagggacgAGCTCCTGAGCAAGCTGAGCCAGGCGGAGGGGCTGAACAGCACGCTGGAGGCGCAGCTGCAGCGCTGCAGGGGCAACCGCAGCCTGGGCAAG ATGTGCAGCTCTTCCTACTCCCTCTGCTCCAACCTCAGCAGCACCTGGAGCCTCGCCGACAACCCCGCTGGCTTCGCGAGTGGGCTCGTGGACGCGCTGGGGGACTCTGCCATTCAGAGCATG GAGGTGACCCCCGACAGCGAGAAGGACATCAACCGCCTCtccaccttccccttccctccctgcatCGGCTCCATCCTCCGGCGGCAGCGGGAGGAGAGGTGCATGCCCTACAAAAG CTTGTCCTGTGGCTCCTTCAGCAGCATGGAAGATGCAACAG GCAGTGGTTTCGCTAGCATCTCGCTTGgggccttctcctcctcttccagcaGCACCTACGCCAGGGTGAAGTCGGAGATCTGCTTGTCCACGCTCCCCAGCCGCCAGGAGGTCACCAGGAG GTCCCTGGTGgtgcagctcagcagcatgGGTCCCACCAGCAACCTGTCGCCCCAGGAGAAGAGTCTGGGAGCAGACATCTCCATCCTCGGAGGGAACAGGACAGGGATTTTCGTCCAGTGGGTCAAGCCAGGCTCACAGGTTGAGAAAGCAGGGCTCAAGGAAGGCTGCCGGCTCATTGAG CTGAGGGTCCCGTCGCTGAAGGAGGAGGTGCTGTCGCTGGAGAACTGCACGCGGGAGGTCGCCTACCTGAGCCTGCTGCACTGGGATGAGCCCTCGAGCCTGGTCTTTCAGCTGGACCTGCAGG GATACCAGCCTCTGCGGGAAGCcctggaggaagggaagaagtttTCCGGAGACTCATTCTATGTCCGCACCAACCTGCCCCTCCTGGAGTCATCAGACCCCTACGCCCTCTGCGTCAAGTGCCGGGAGATCCTGCACGTCACGGACACCATGCACAAAGGGCGGCTGGAGTGGTACTGCTCCCGCGTCGACCCCCTGACCATGCGGGACCTGGACAAGGGGACGGTGCCCAACTACAGCAG GGCCCACCAGCTGCTGAAGATCCAGGAGAAGAGCAACCTGCCTGGGCAGCAGAAGAGCCACAGAAATAAC CTAAAGAAACGGGCCTTGGACCAACTGCGCCTGGTGAAATCCAAACCACAGAAGAGCTCAGGCCAGCCCCCTCAGCAGCTGTGGCTGGACCCTTGCTCAG ACCCGGACAGGAGCCTGAAGCCTTACAGCCTGGTGCGCCCGGTGGTGGTGCAGACCCCGCGCCCCGTGGTGCTGTCCCCCAACTGCATCGCCCCGCGCCTGATCAGGAACCTGCTGGACCTGCCCACCTCCCGCCTGGACTTCCACGTGTGCCCAGCAG AGAAGCTGGCAGAAGAGCATCCCAGCACTGCCCATGCTCAGGAGCCCCCTGTGTCCAAAAGTGGCCCCCAGGAGTGGAAGGAGAGTGGCCAAATCCGCATGATCCGGGAGGCGATGGAGAAG AATAAACACTGCCTGCTCGAGCTGGGAGTTCAGAGTGTGAGGGATCTAATTAAACGTGAGATATACCCCATTGTGATCCACATCGAGGTCACCGAGAAGAACGTCAGGGGACTCAG GAACTTGCTGGGGAAGCCGGGCCAGCGGGACGCGGAGGTGCTGAAGATGTGTCGTGGTGCTGAGCAGGCTCTCCATGCTCTCCCCTGCTCCTGGGCACGCGTGGAGCCCCACGCCTGGAGCCACGCCGAGGAGCTGCCCAAGGTGGTGCGGGGCTGCATCTTCCAGGAGCAAACGCGCCCGCTCTGGGTCGAAGATGGCGATGACTGA
- the MFNG gene encoding beta-1,3-N-acetylglucosaminyltransferase manic fringe isoform X2 has product MGRRLLRGLSGAAVFLVSVALLSVRHRGAEETSGETSPRLRDGMLENPERWTQKNSEDAVRGGGRGQNLQIQPPEEYRTQGSLTLGDVFIAVKTTKRFHQSRMELLLDTWITRAREQTYVFTDEEDDALKRRMGDHVVFTNCSTEHSHPALSCKMAAEFDAFLASGRSWFCHLDDDNYLNPQALLQLLSSYSPTRDVYLGKPSLNRPIRASETLTNNQTKSVHFWFATGGAGFCISRKLASKMVPWASGRNFLKTSELIRLPDDCTMGYIIECKVGGQLLPNALFHSHLENLQLIPTSRLTQQVTLSYGVFENKLNVIELSGPFSLQEDPSRFRSLHCHLYPDTSWCLQAAGW; this is encoded by the exons ATGGGCCGCCGGCTCCTCCGTGGTCTGTCTGGAGCAGCAGTTTTCCTGGTCAGCGTGGCCCTCCTCTCCGTACGGCACCGTGGGGCTGAGGAAACATCTGGGGAAACATCCCCGCGGCTCAGAGACGGGATGCTGGAGAACCCGGAGCGATGGACACAAAAAAATTCAGAAGATGCCGTGAGAGGTGGAGGCAGGGGGCAGAACCTGCAGATCCAGCCTCCGGAGGAATACAGGACCCAAGGAAGCCTGACCCTTGGAGACGTCTTCATAGCAGTGAAGACCACCAAGAGATTTCACCAGAGCAGGATGGAGCTGCTCCTGGACACGTGGATAACCCGGGCAAGAGAGCAG ACGTACGTCTTCACCGATGAAGAAGATGATGCCCTGAAGAGGAGAATGG GTGACCATGTGGTGTTCACCAACTGCTCCACTGAGCACAGCCACCCGGCCCTCTCCTGCAAGATGGCCGCAGAGTTCGACGCGTTCCTGGCCAGCGGCCGGAg CTGGTTCTGCCATTTGGATGACGACAACTATCTGAACCCTCAggccctcctgcagctgctgtcctCCTACTCCCCGACGCGGGATGTCTACCTGGGGAAACCCAGCCTGAACCGACCCATCCGGGCCTCCGAAACGCTGACCAACAACCAGACG AAATCCGTGCACTTCTGGTTTGCCACAGGAGGGGCCGGGTTCTGCATCAGCCGCAAGCTGGCAAGCAAGATGGTGCCTTGGGCCAG CGGCAGGAACTTCCTGAAAACTTCAGAGCTCATCCGCCTGCCGGATGACTGCACCATGGGGTACATCATCGAGTGCAAAGTTGgtgggcagctgctgcccaaCGCGCTCTTCCACTCCCACCTGGAGAACCTGCAGCTCATCCCCACCTCCCGCCTCACGCAGCAG GTCACACTCAGCTATGGTGTCTTTGAGAACAAGCTCAACGTTATCGAGCTCAGTGGTCCCTTCTCACTGCAGGAAGATCCCTCAAG GTTTCGATCGCTCCACTGCCACCTCTACCCCGACACCTCCTGgtgcctgcaggctgctggctggTGA
- the MFNG gene encoding beta-1,3-N-acetylglucosaminyltransferase manic fringe isoform X1 — translation MGRRLLRGLSGAAVFLVSVALLSVRHRGAEETSGETSPRLRDGMLENPERWTQKNSEDAVRGGGRGQNLQIQPPEEYRTQGSLTLGDVFIAVKTTKRFHQSRMELLLDTWITRAREQTYVFTDEEDDALKRRMGDHVVFTNCSTEHSHPALSCKMAAEFDAFLASGRSWFCHLDDDNYLNPQALLQLLSSYSPTRDVYLGKPSLNRPIRASETLTNNQTKSVHFWFATGGAGFCISRKLASKMVPWASGRNFLKTSELIRLPDDCTMGYIIECKVGGQLLPNALFHSHLENLQLIPTSRLTQQVTLSYGVFENKLNVIELSGPFSLQEDPSSRFRSLHCHLYPDTSWCLQAAGW, via the exons ATGGGCCGCCGGCTCCTCCGTGGTCTGTCTGGAGCAGCAGTTTTCCTGGTCAGCGTGGCCCTCCTCTCCGTACGGCACCGTGGGGCTGAGGAAACATCTGGGGAAACATCCCCGCGGCTCAGAGACGGGATGCTGGAGAACCCGGAGCGATGGACACAAAAAAATTCAGAAGATGCCGTGAGAGGTGGAGGCAGGGGGCAGAACCTGCAGATCCAGCCTCCGGAGGAATACAGGACCCAAGGAAGCCTGACCCTTGGAGACGTCTTCATAGCAGTGAAGACCACCAAGAGATTTCACCAGAGCAGGATGGAGCTGCTCCTGGACACGTGGATAACCCGGGCAAGAGAGCAG ACGTACGTCTTCACCGATGAAGAAGATGATGCCCTGAAGAGGAGAATGG GTGACCATGTGGTGTTCACCAACTGCTCCACTGAGCACAGCCACCCGGCCCTCTCCTGCAAGATGGCCGCAGAGTTCGACGCGTTCCTGGCCAGCGGCCGGAg CTGGTTCTGCCATTTGGATGACGACAACTATCTGAACCCTCAggccctcctgcagctgctgtcctCCTACTCCCCGACGCGGGATGTCTACCTGGGGAAACCCAGCCTGAACCGACCCATCCGGGCCTCCGAAACGCTGACCAACAACCAGACG AAATCCGTGCACTTCTGGTTTGCCACAGGAGGGGCCGGGTTCTGCATCAGCCGCAAGCTGGCAAGCAAGATGGTGCCTTGGGCCAG CGGCAGGAACTTCCTGAAAACTTCAGAGCTCATCCGCCTGCCGGATGACTGCACCATGGGGTACATCATCGAGTGCAAAGTTGgtgggcagctgctgcccaaCGCGCTCTTCCACTCCCACCTGGAGAACCTGCAGCTCATCCCCACCTCCCGCCTCACGCAGCAG GTCACACTCAGCTATGGTGTCTTTGAGAACAAGCTCAACGTTATCGAGCTCAGTGGTCCCTTCTCACTGCAGGAAGATCCCTCAAG CAGGTTTCGATCGCTCCACTGCCACCTCTACCCCGACACCTCCTGgtgcctgcaggctgctggctggTGA
- the MFNG gene encoding beta-1,3-N-acetylglucosaminyltransferase manic fringe isoform X3: protein MGRRLLRGLSGAAVFLVSVALLSVRHRGAEETSGETSPRLRDGMLENPERWTQKNSEDAVRGGGRGQNLQIQPPEEYRTQGSLTLGDVFIAVKTTKRFHQSRMELLLDTWITRAREQTYVFTDEEDDALKRRMGDHVVFTNCSTEHSHPALSCKMAAEFDAFLASGRSWFCHLDDDNYLNPQALLQLLSSYSPTRDVYLGKPSLNRPIRASETLTNNQTKSVHFWFATGGAGFCISRKLASKMVPWASGRNFLKTSELIRLPDDCTMGYIIECKVGGQLLPNALFHSHLENLQLIPTSRLTQQQVSIAPLPPLPRHLLVPAGCWLVMPKPQLQWVLPTLCL, encoded by the exons ATGGGCCGCCGGCTCCTCCGTGGTCTGTCTGGAGCAGCAGTTTTCCTGGTCAGCGTGGCCCTCCTCTCCGTACGGCACCGTGGGGCTGAGGAAACATCTGGGGAAACATCCCCGCGGCTCAGAGACGGGATGCTGGAGAACCCGGAGCGATGGACACAAAAAAATTCAGAAGATGCCGTGAGAGGTGGAGGCAGGGGGCAGAACCTGCAGATCCAGCCTCCGGAGGAATACAGGACCCAAGGAAGCCTGACCCTTGGAGACGTCTTCATAGCAGTGAAGACCACCAAGAGATTTCACCAGAGCAGGATGGAGCTGCTCCTGGACACGTGGATAACCCGGGCAAGAGAGCAG ACGTACGTCTTCACCGATGAAGAAGATGATGCCCTGAAGAGGAGAATGG GTGACCATGTGGTGTTCACCAACTGCTCCACTGAGCACAGCCACCCGGCCCTCTCCTGCAAGATGGCCGCAGAGTTCGACGCGTTCCTGGCCAGCGGCCGGAg CTGGTTCTGCCATTTGGATGACGACAACTATCTGAACCCTCAggccctcctgcagctgctgtcctCCTACTCCCCGACGCGGGATGTCTACCTGGGGAAACCCAGCCTGAACCGACCCATCCGGGCCTCCGAAACGCTGACCAACAACCAGACG AAATCCGTGCACTTCTGGTTTGCCACAGGAGGGGCCGGGTTCTGCATCAGCCGCAAGCTGGCAAGCAAGATGGTGCCTTGGGCCAG CGGCAGGAACTTCCTGAAAACTTCAGAGCTCATCCGCCTGCCGGATGACTGCACCATGGGGTACATCATCGAGTGCAAAGTTGgtgggcagctgctgcccaaCGCGCTCTTCCACTCCCACCTGGAGAACCTGCAGCTCATCCCCACCTCCCGCCTCACGCAGCAG CAGGTTTCGATCGCTCCACTGCCACCTCTACCCCGACACCTCCTGgtgcctgcaggctgctggctggTGATGCCCAAGCCCCAGCTACAGTGGGTCCTGCCGACCTTGTGCTTGTAG
- the MFNG gene encoding beta-1,3-N-acetylglucosaminyltransferase manic fringe isoform X4, with product MGRRLLRGLSGAAVFLVSVALLSVRHRGAEETSGETSPRLRDGMLENPERWTQKNSEDAVRGGGRGQNLQIQPPEEYRTQGSLTLGDVFIAVKTTKRFHQSRMELLLDTWITRAREQTYVFTDEEDDALKRRMGDHVVFTNCSTEHSHPALSCKMAAEFDAFLASGRSWFCHLDDDNYLNPQALLQLLSSYSPTRDVYLGKPSLNRPIRASETLTNNQTKSVHFWFATGGAGFCISRKLASKMVPWASGRNFLKTSELIRLPDDCTMGYIIECKVGGQLLPNALFHSHLENLQLIPTSRLTQQVSIAPLPPLPRHLLVPAGCWLVMPKPQLQWVLPTLCL from the exons ATGGGCCGCCGGCTCCTCCGTGGTCTGTCTGGAGCAGCAGTTTTCCTGGTCAGCGTGGCCCTCCTCTCCGTACGGCACCGTGGGGCTGAGGAAACATCTGGGGAAACATCCCCGCGGCTCAGAGACGGGATGCTGGAGAACCCGGAGCGATGGACACAAAAAAATTCAGAAGATGCCGTGAGAGGTGGAGGCAGGGGGCAGAACCTGCAGATCCAGCCTCCGGAGGAATACAGGACCCAAGGAAGCCTGACCCTTGGAGACGTCTTCATAGCAGTGAAGACCACCAAGAGATTTCACCAGAGCAGGATGGAGCTGCTCCTGGACACGTGGATAACCCGGGCAAGAGAGCAG ACGTACGTCTTCACCGATGAAGAAGATGATGCCCTGAAGAGGAGAATGG GTGACCATGTGGTGTTCACCAACTGCTCCACTGAGCACAGCCACCCGGCCCTCTCCTGCAAGATGGCCGCAGAGTTCGACGCGTTCCTGGCCAGCGGCCGGAg CTGGTTCTGCCATTTGGATGACGACAACTATCTGAACCCTCAggccctcctgcagctgctgtcctCCTACTCCCCGACGCGGGATGTCTACCTGGGGAAACCCAGCCTGAACCGACCCATCCGGGCCTCCGAAACGCTGACCAACAACCAGACG AAATCCGTGCACTTCTGGTTTGCCACAGGAGGGGCCGGGTTCTGCATCAGCCGCAAGCTGGCAAGCAAGATGGTGCCTTGGGCCAG CGGCAGGAACTTCCTGAAAACTTCAGAGCTCATCCGCCTGCCGGATGACTGCACCATGGGGTACATCATCGAGTGCAAAGTTGgtgggcagctgctgcccaaCGCGCTCTTCCACTCCCACCTGGAGAACCTGCAGCTCATCCCCACCTCCCGCCTCACGCAGCAG GTTTCGATCGCTCCACTGCCACCTCTACCCCGACACCTCCTGgtgcctgcaggctgctggctggTGATGCCCAAGCCCCAGCTACAGTGGGTCCTGCCGACCTTGTGCTTGTAG